A genomic stretch from Aedes albopictus strain Foshan chromosome 2, AalbF5, whole genome shotgun sequence includes:
- the LOC109400352 gene encoding larval cuticle protein A2B-like: MAFKFFALFALVAAASAAVLPIAVKHVEYHDAPAEYQFAYSVHDEHTGDIKSQQEERHGDNVKGQYTLIDADGYRRIVDYTADEHNGFNAVVHREPLGHKVVKAVVPVAKVVAPVAHHYVAPVAKIAYPVHKVAVPVAKVAVPVHKVAYTNNLATVSFSAPSLSYHY; the protein is encoded by the exons ATGGCTTTCAAA TTCTTCGCTCTGTTTGCCTTGGTGGCTGCTGCCAGCGCTGCTGTTCTGCCAATTGCCGTCAAACACGTTGAATACCATGATGCTCCAGCTGAGTACCAGTTTGCGTACTCTGTCCATGATGAACACACCGGAGACATCAAGAGCCAACAGGAGGAACGCCACGGAGACAACGTAAAGGGACAGTACACCCTGATTGATGCCGATGGATACCGCCGAATTGTTGACTACACCGCCGATGAACACAATGGATTCAACGCCGTTGTGCACCGTGAACCTCTGGGCCACAAGGTAGTCAAGGCCGTTGTCCCAGTCGCCAAGGTTGTTGCTCCAGTTGCCCACCACTATGTTGCTCCAGTCGCTAAGATTGCCTATCCAGTGCACAAGGTCGCCGTTCCTGTCGCTAAGGTTGCTGTCCCAGTGCACAAGGTTGCCTACACCAACAACCTGGCTACCGTTAGCTTCTCTGCTCCTAGTCTGAGCTATCACTATTAA